In Gammaproteobacteria bacterium, a single genomic region encodes these proteins:
- a CDS encoding cytochrome b yields the protein MILRNSRESYGLVSKLLHWLIAVPVLVQIPLGWYLGGLSEESVLYWRLLELHETLGLGVLTLALARIGWRGISPNPDLPAVLAARERAAARLVHLFFILALVFIPVLGFLFVASDGEPVELYRNIEIPPVGQWSKGTRELLFDLHGYMAYTCALLIVVHVLAALKHHFIDRRSSLRRIAF from the coding sequence ATGATCCTCCGCAATAGCCGTGAATCCTACGGACTGGTCTCGAAGCTGCTGCACTGGCTGATCGCCGTGCCTGTGCTGGTGCAGATTCCCCTCGGCTGGTACCTGGGCGGACTCAGTGAGGAAAGCGTTTTGTACTGGCGCCTGCTGGAGCTGCACGAAACGCTGGGCCTGGGCGTCCTCACCCTCGCCCTTGCCAGGATAGGCTGGCGCGGGATCAGCCCCAACCCGGATTTGCCCGCTGTGCTCGCGGCCCGGGAGCGGGCGGCGGCCCGTCTCGTCCACCTGTTTTTCATCCTCGCGCTCGTCTTCATTCCGGTGCTGGGGTTTCTGTTCGTGGCCTCCGACGGGGAGCCCGTCGAGTTGTATCGCAACATCGAAATCCCGCCTGTCGGCCAATGGAGTAAAGGCACGCGCGAGCTGCTGTTCGACCTGCACGGCTACATGGCGTATACCTGCGCGCTGCTGATTGTCGTCCACGTGCTGGCCGCGCTCAAGCATCATTTCATTGACCGGCGCAGTTCGCTCCGGCGCATCGCGTTTTAA
- a CDS encoding DnaJ domain-containing protein: protein MEYRDYYKLLGVARDASQDEIKRAYRKLARKYHPDVSREPDAEAKFKGIGEAYEVLKDPEKRTAYDRLGANWRAGQEFRPPPDWDTGFESSGGFSAGDSSTFSDFFESLFGRGAAGGHRGQSAFRARGQDHFARILIAIEDAFRGANRSVTLSAPEVDEGGRIHTRKRTLNVQIPKGIRQGQHIRLAGQGAPDTGGAGDLLLEVAFKPHPFYRVEDRDVYLDLPVAPWEAALGATIQVPTPGGRVELKIPPGSGSGRTLRLKGRGIPGSPPGDLYAVLAVAVPPADTEQARALYRKMEQEMKFNPRAPLEG from the coding sequence ATGGAATACAGGGATTATTACAAGCTGCTCGGAGTTGCGCGTGACGCGTCGCAGGATGAAATCAAGCGCGCCTATCGGAAACTGGCGCGCAAATACCATCCCGATGTGAGCCGCGAGCCGGACGCCGAGGCGAAATTCAAGGGGATCGGCGAAGCCTACGAGGTGCTCAAGGATCCGGAGAAACGTACCGCGTACGATCGTCTTGGCGCGAACTGGCGCGCAGGGCAGGAGTTCCGCCCTCCGCCGGACTGGGACACCGGGTTCGAATCCAGCGGCGGGTTTTCCGCGGGGGACTCCTCGACCTTCAGCGATTTCTTCGAATCCCTGTTCGGCCGCGGTGCTGCGGGGGGGCACAGGGGGCAGTCGGCGTTCCGCGCGCGCGGACAGGATCACTTTGCCAGGATCTTGATCGCCATCGAGGACGCGTTTCGCGGAGCGAACCGCTCCGTCACCCTGTCCGCGCCGGAGGTGGATGAAGGCGGGCGGATCCATACCCGCAAGCGCACGCTCAACGTGCAGATCCCGAAGGGTATACGACAGGGCCAGCACATACGGCTGGCAGGCCAGGGCGCCCCGGATACGGGTGGCGCGGGCGACCTTCTTCTGGAGGTGGCGTTCAAGCCGCACCCCTTTTATCGCGTCGAGGACCGCGATGTATACCTGGATCTGCCGGTCGCCCCCTGGGAAGCCGCATTGGGGGCGACGATCCAGGTGCCCACGCCGGGCGGACGGGTGGAGCTCAAGATTCCTCCCGGATCCGGCAGCGGACGCACCCTGCGACTCAAGGGACGGGGGATTCCGGGCAGCCCGCCGGGCGATCTCTATGCAGTGTTGGCGGTCGCGGTGCCGCCCGCGGATACGGAGCAGGCCAGGGCGCTGTACCGGAAGATGGAACAGGAGATGAAATTCAATCCGCGCGCGCCACTGGAAGGCTAG
- a CDS encoding oligosaccharide flippase family protein — MNPLRRLASQTAVYGLSSVLGRFLNYLLVPLFTYFFSPAEYGVVSEFYAYTGFLAVLLVLGLETGYFRFRDNSAGATADAAYATAQRFLFGVNAGFFLLVVLFAPVIADALNHRDHPDYVVWMGAILALDSMAAVAFARLRAEERAWRFAGIKLIEIVVTVAMNLFFIVLCRGAYEQDPASALGRLWNPEIGVGYVFIANLVGSGVKWLLLLPQLRGATAGFDRALFTRMMRYSLPMTVIGFAGVINEMLDRAMMKYLLPYDSETNLAQLGIYSACYKLSILMSLFIQAFRYAGEPFFFAHAGRGDSRTLYARVMTAFVIFCVLIFLLVTLYIDVFKYFIGEPFRTGLAVVPVLLLANLFLGIYVNLSIWYKLTDRTLMGAWVAAGGAVITVVLNLWWVPLLGYMGAAWATLACYTSMAAVSYLLGRRHYPVPYELGRIFGHISLGLLLYFTHGAITAAGILPSLAGATLCLALYLAIAYAVDGRRLLRPLRGG; from the coding sequence TTGAACCCCCTGCGGCGCCTCGCCTCCCAGACGGCCGTGTACGGCCTCAGCAGCGTCCTCGGGCGTTTCCTCAATTATCTGCTGGTCCCGCTGTTCACCTACTTTTTCTCACCGGCCGAGTACGGCGTGGTATCGGAATTCTACGCCTACACCGGATTTCTCGCGGTGCTGCTGGTGCTCGGCCTGGAGACGGGCTACTTTCGATTCCGCGACAACTCCGCCGGCGCCACGGCGGATGCCGCTTACGCCACGGCCCAGCGTTTTCTGTTTGGCGTCAACGCCGGCTTCTTCCTGCTCGTCGTCCTGTTCGCCCCGGTCATCGCCGATGCGCTGAACCATCGCGATCATCCGGATTATGTCGTCTGGATGGGCGCCATTCTCGCCCTCGACTCCATGGCGGCGGTCGCCTTCGCACGGCTGCGGGCGGAGGAACGGGCCTGGCGTTTTGCCGGTATCAAACTGATCGAGATCGTGGTCACGGTGGCGATGAACCTGTTCTTCATCGTGCTTTGCCGCGGCGCTTACGAACAGGATCCCGCCTCCGCCCTCGGCCGCCTCTGGAATCCGGAGATCGGCGTGGGCTACGTCTTTATCGCCAACCTCGTCGGCAGCGGGGTGAAGTGGCTGTTGCTGCTGCCTCAGTTACGCGGCGCCACCGCAGGATTCGACCGCGCCCTGTTCACGCGCATGATGCGCTACTCGCTCCCGATGACGGTGATCGGCTTCGCCGGGGTGATCAACGAGATGCTCGATCGCGCGATGATGAAGTACCTCCTGCCCTACGACTCCGAAACCAACCTGGCGCAGCTCGGCATCTACAGCGCGTGCTACAAGCTTTCGATCCTGATGTCGCTGTTCATCCAGGCCTTCCGTTATGCAGGCGAACCGTTTTTCTTCGCCCACGCCGGACGCGGAGACAGCCGGACACTGTACGCCCGCGTCATGACGGCATTCGTCATCTTCTGCGTGCTGATCTTCCTGCTGGTGACGCTTTACATCGATGTCTTCAAGTATTTCATCGGTGAGCCGTTTCGCACAGGCCTCGCGGTCGTGCCGGTGCTGCTGCTCGCGAACCTGTTCCTCGGGATCTACGTCAATCTTTCGATCTGGTACAAGCTGACGGACCGCACCCTCATGGGAGCCTGGGTGGCGGCGGGAGGCGCCGTGATCACGGTGGTCCTGAATCTGTGGTGGGTCCCGCTGCTGGGATACATGGGGGCCGCATGGGCCACGCTCGCCTGCTATACCAGCATGGCGGCGGTATCCTACCTGCTCGGGCGGCGCCATTACCCGGTGCCTTACGAACTCGGCCGTATCTTCGGCCACATCAGCCTGGGCCTCCTCCTCTATTTCACCCACGGCGCAATCACCGCGGCCGGGATCCTCCCCTCGCTCGCCGGCGCCACCTTGTGTCTGGCCTTGTACCTAGCCATCGCCTACGCCGTGGACGGCAGGAGACTGTTGCGCCCTCTGCGCGGTGGCTGA
- a CDS encoding diguanylate cyclase has protein sequence MKYTESVEKSAEFLRLAIMHMARQKAGHHPLSFSVWYEHVSGANNLLSEELNRLQEKGVLLTDEMTEALYSKYVSDCDADATQRVHDELEKILAHIAVSTREAGERSSQFDHSLAHYSTQLEEKPGIESLQAVIKELLTETRSMRSSLSVLQNELSEKTREMASLKEQLRLVREETIIDALTGLVNRKVFLERFDLARHVPDAHGNLCLLLADIDHFKNINDNYGHLLGDKVIRQVAQTMNATVKGGDTAARYGGEEFAILLPNTSLNNARKLAEQIRLKVERIRVRRADNGSTLGVVTISVGVACYRQGDSADSLIHRADMALYAAKNNGRNQVMIESE, from the coding sequence ATGAAATACACGGAGTCAGTCGAGAAGAGCGCGGAGTTCCTCCGCCTCGCCATCATGCACATGGCCCGTCAGAAAGCCGGACATCATCCGCTGAGCTTTTCAGTCTGGTATGAACATGTTTCGGGCGCCAACAATCTGTTGTCGGAGGAGCTGAACCGGCTACAGGAAAAGGGGGTGCTGCTGACCGACGAAATGACGGAGGCGCTGTACAGCAAATACGTCTCGGATTGCGATGCGGATGCCACCCAGCGCGTGCACGACGAGCTTGAGAAGATCCTGGCGCATATCGCGGTGTCGACCCGGGAGGCGGGCGAACGCTCGTCCCAGTTCGATCATTCGCTGGCGCACTATTCCACGCAGCTCGAGGAGAAGCCCGGCATCGAGAGCCTGCAGGCCGTGATCAAGGAGCTGCTGACGGAAACACGCTCCATGCGCTCTTCGCTCTCCGTGCTGCAGAATGAGCTGTCCGAAAAGACCCGGGAAATGGCATCGCTCAAGGAGCAGTTGCGCCTGGTGCGCGAGGAAACGATCATCGACGCGCTCACCGGCCTGGTGAACCGCAAGGTGTTCCTAGAACGGTTCGACCTCGCGCGCCATGTTCCTGACGCGCATGGCAACCTGTGCCTGCTTCTGGCTGATATCGACCATTTCAAGAACATCAACGACAATTACGGCCACCTGCTCGGCGACAAGGTCATCCGGCAGGTTGCGCAGACCATGAACGCCACGGTCAAGGGGGGCGATACCGCGGCGCGATACGGCGGGGAGGAGTTCGCGATACTGCTGCCGAACACCTCGCTCAATAACGCGCGGAAGCTGGCGGAGCAGATCCGCCTGAAGGTGGAGCGGATCCGCGTCCGGCGCGCGGACAACGGCTCGACACTCGGCGTGGTCACGATATCCGTCGGGGTGGCGTGTTATCGCCAGGGCGACAGCGCCGACAGCCTGATCCACCGCGCCGACATGGCGCTCTATGCGGCGAAGAACAATGGCCGCAACCAGGTCATGATCGAGTCCGAATAG
- the trxC gene encoding thioredoxin TrxC — MNELLHVVCPQCAAVNRVPGARLGEGPNCGACHQPLFTGHPLTLTSANFHKHASTSDVPLLVDFWAPWCGPCKMMAPAFEQAARQLEPRVRLAKLNTEEEPALGAQFGIRSIPTLALFHRGRELARQAGAIGAADIVRWVNAHYR; from the coding sequence ATGAACGAGCTGCTGCATGTCGTCTGTCCGCAATGTGCCGCGGTGAACCGTGTGCCCGGCGCACGTCTGGGCGAGGGCCCGAACTGCGGGGCCTGTCACCAGCCCCTGTTCACCGGCCATCCGCTCACACTGACCTCGGCGAATTTTCACAAGCACGCATCCACCAGTGACGTTCCGCTGCTGGTCGATTTCTGGGCGCCATGGTGCGGTCCCTGCAAAATGATGGCGCCGGCCTTTGAGCAGGCGGCAAGGCAACTGGAGCCGCGGGTGCGCCTGGCCAAGCTCAACACCGAGGAGGAACCTGCACTCGGCGCGCAGTTCGGTATCCGCAGCATCCCCACATTGGCGCTGTTTCATCGCGGCAGGGAGCTCGCCCGCCAGGCGGGCGCCATCGGTGCCGCCGATATCGTGCGCTGGGTGAACGCGCATTACCGTTAG